A genomic window from Methanocella sp. includes:
- a CDS encoding hydrophobe/amphiphile efflux-3 (HAE3) family transporter: MVSFTEVLGRFIQGNSYLIILVTVLLLLVAIMSAQNVHMETGIETSVFTYTQLYKDIDYYNHHYNATSALNTFLILVTTDDVYDPQALDTMARLGQVIGSVKKVTSVTGIYTYLDAAHNGTLSNEANIEQQVAQLPSSIIQSYVIDRYHTIMYVTMQGNLPETEKPPVLDAVQKAIQYMPMIPGMTTFITGTTARKLEIQKAMIGNMSTMLATAVLLMLFALWFTFRVRWRLLPLPIVLIGVLYTGGIMGAIDIPLTMVSMAVFPILIGMGVEYAIQFHNRMMEELNSGKEAGDAVVATVKGIGPPVLYSVTCTGLGFAAILISPVPMVFDFGLMCLIGIVVCFLTALFLLLTVLFLLARRSHITVKKGQEVKSFLETAIERVAETTTRHPEVIIVATLLMLVGYALDPSVGVEVDVSNFVPQDLPSIVQYRSLSYAYGVKPGDMTVMVKAPDATRADVVRWEQDFANLELKVNPDVMSVSSLATVLAAHNNGTLPTTDAGIQQAIASIPPEELSKYIDDTRSSGVIIMNVNTADTPHLMSMLDRTEKDLKFLWPPAGVTASLIGEQVVSKVTLSSLAGDRLKMTLEAGFMVFIALLIIYKDWVRAVVPTFAVIIVTGLSCIVMVLLGMKYTPLSTTLGSLTIGIGVDFSILHMSRYYEEKAKGHSPREAMRIATGKIGAAIFCSATTVIAGFGALVMSNFPILSNFGIVTIIDFVMALCSAFMIMPPLLVTLDSWWMKKTGKMEAIPSSV; this comes from the coding sequence ATGGTAAGCTTTACGGAAGTTCTCGGCCGGTTCATCCAGGGCAATAGCTATCTCATCATATTGGTGACGGTCCTGCTGCTGCTCGTGGCGATCATGAGCGCACAGAACGTGCACATGGAAACGGGAATCGAAACCAGTGTGTTTACGTACACCCAGCTCTACAAGGACATCGACTACTACAACCATCACTACAATGCCACCAGCGCGCTGAATACCTTCCTGATCCTGGTCACCACGGATGACGTATACGACCCCCAGGCGCTCGACACCATGGCCCGGCTCGGCCAGGTGATCGGCTCGGTCAAGAAAGTAACGAGTGTAACGGGCATCTACACCTACCTCGACGCGGCCCACAACGGGACGCTCAGTAACGAGGCCAACATTGAGCAGCAGGTTGCACAGCTTCCTTCCAGCATTATCCAGTCCTATGTGATCGACCGCTACCATACCATCATGTACGTGACGATGCAGGGGAACCTGCCGGAGACCGAGAAGCCGCCCGTCCTCGATGCAGTCCAGAAAGCCATCCAGTATATGCCCATGATCCCGGGCATGACGACCTTTATCACGGGCACCACGGCGAGAAAGCTCGAGATCCAGAAGGCGATGATAGGCAATATGTCCACCATGCTGGCGACGGCGGTCTTGCTCATGCTGTTCGCGCTATGGTTCACCTTCCGTGTCCGCTGGCGGCTGCTGCCGCTGCCCATCGTGTTGATCGGCGTCCTCTACACGGGAGGGATCATGGGCGCGATCGACATACCGCTCACCATGGTCTCCATGGCCGTCTTCCCCATCCTGATCGGCATGGGCGTGGAGTACGCCATCCAGTTCCACAACCGCATGATGGAAGAGCTAAACTCGGGCAAGGAGGCCGGCGATGCGGTCGTTGCCACCGTGAAGGGCATTGGCCCGCCGGTCCTGTACTCGGTCACGTGCACCGGCCTCGGCTTCGCCGCCATCCTCATATCCCCGGTGCCTATGGTCTTTGACTTTGGCCTCATGTGCTTGATAGGTATAGTCGTCTGCTTCCTGACCGCGCTGTTTCTGCTGCTGACTGTCCTCTTCCTGCTGGCCCGTCGTAGTCATATTACCGTAAAAAAAGGGCAGGAGGTTAAAAGCTTCCTCGAGACTGCCATCGAGCGCGTCGCAGAAACAACGACACGACACCCCGAAGTGATCATCGTCGCGACCCTTCTCATGCTCGTCGGATATGCGCTCGACCCCTCGGTCGGCGTGGAGGTCGATGTGTCCAACTTCGTCCCGCAGGACCTGCCGAGCATTGTGCAGTACCGCAGCCTCAGCTACGCCTACGGCGTTAAGCCCGGCGACATGACGGTCATGGTCAAGGCTCCTGACGCTACCAGGGCTGACGTGGTCCGGTGGGAGCAGGATTTCGCCAACCTCGAGCTTAAAGTCAACCCCGACGTGATGTCCGTGAGCAGCCTGGCCACGGTGCTCGCGGCCCATAATAATGGTACCCTGCCCACGACGGACGCGGGCATACAGCAGGCGATCGCATCGATACCGCCGGAAGAGCTGAGCAAATACATCGACGATACCCGGAGCTCGGGCGTGATCATAATGAATGTCAACACCGCGGACACGCCCCACCTCATGAGCATGCTCGACCGCACCGAGAAGGACTTAAAGTTCCTGTGGCCGCCGGCCGGCGTAACTGCCTCCCTGATCGGCGAGCAGGTGGTGTCGAAAGTGACCCTGTCATCGCTGGCGGGCGACCGGCTGAAGATGACGCTGGAGGCCGGTTTTATGGTGTTCATCGCGCTGTTGATCATCTATAAGGACTGGGTGCGGGCCGTGGTGCCGACGTTCGCCGTGATCATCGTCACCGGGCTGTCCTGCATCGTGATGGTCCTCCTGGGGATGAAGTATACGCCGCTTTCCACCACCCTGGGCTCGCTGACCATCGGCATCGGCGTCGACTTTTCCATCCTCCACATGTCCCGATACTATGAGGAGAAGGCGAAGGGGCACTCGCCGAGGGAGGCCATGCGCATCGCCACGGGCAAGATCGGCGCCGCTATCTTTTGCAGCGCGACCACGGTGATCGCGGGCTTCGGCGCGCTTGTCATGTCCAACTTCCCCATCCTGAGCAACTTCGGCATCGTGACCATCATCGACTTCGTAATGGCGCTATGCAGCGCCTTCATGATCATGCCGCCGCTGCTCGTGACGCTGGACTCATGGTGGATGAAGAAAACAGGCAAAATGGAGGCGATACCATCGTCCGTCTGA